A genomic window from Lotus japonicus ecotype B-129 chromosome 1, LjGifu_v1.2 includes:
- the LOC130728404 gene encoding UDP-glycosyltransferase 74G1-like encodes MDKKTIANNNVHCLVLPYPAVGHLNPMLEFSKHLQHEGMRVTLVTTHFFSKSMKQLPPSIALEKISDGFDNGGFEEAGKNSEVYFDRFWQVGQQGFAELIEKLDRTGYPVDCVIYDPFMPWALDVAKRFGIVGAAFLTQNLVVNSIYYHVHLGKLQAPLTEEVISLPELPQLQHQDMPSFFLLKKADDRFTLGFVVAQFSNIDKADWILCNSFYELNKEVADWTMKILPKFRTIGPCVPSTFLDKQIKDADEDVVGEFTRDECITWLNDKPKGSVVYVSFGSMAALNEEQTEEIAYGLRDSGSYFLWVVRESEQIKIPKDFEKKSEKGLVVTWCSQLKVLAHEAIGCFVTHCGWNSTLEALSLGVPTIAIPQWSDQGTNAKLTVDVWETGTRAPLDEKQIVRRDALKHCIWEIMESEKGQEIKSNAMQFKTFAAGAVSNGGSSHKHIAEFVDSLFHL; translated from the exons ATGGATAAGAAAACCATAGCCAACAACAATGTGCACTGTCTGGTGTTACCATATCCAGCTGTAGGTCATCTCAATCCTATGCTTGAATTCTCCAAGCACTTGCAACATGAAGGGATGAGAGTGACACTGGTCACAACCCATTTCTTCAGCAAGAGCATGAAACAATTGCCTCCTTCTATTGCACTAGAGAAAATTTCTGATGGATTTGACAATGGcggttttgaagaagcaggaAAGAACTCGGAGGTCTATTTTGACCGTTTTTGGCAAGTGGGGCAACAGGGTTTTGCAGAGCTTATTGAGAAGCTTGATAGAACAGGGTACCCTGTTGACTGTGTTATATATGATCCATTCATGCCTTGGGCCTTGGATGTTGCAAAGAGATTTGGAATTGTTGGGGCTGCTTTTCTCACTCAAAACCTTGTTGTCAATAGCATATACTACCATGTCCACTTAGGAAAGCTGCAAGCTCCTCTTACTGAGGAAGTGATTTCTCTACCAGAGCTCCCCCAACTTCAACATCAGGACATGCCTTCTTTCTTCTTATTGAAAAAGGCAGATGATCGTTTTACACTTGGTTTCGTAGTGGCTCAGTTTTCTAATATTGACAAAGCTGATTGGATCCTCTGCAATTCCTTCTATGAGTTGAACAAAGAG GTAGCTGATTGGACGATGAAGATTTTGCCCAAATTTAGGACCATAGGACCTTGCGTACCATCAACGTTTCTAGACAAGCAAATTAAAGATGCTGATGAAGATGTTGTTGGAGAATTCACAAGGGATGAATGTATTACATGGCTAAATGATAAGCCAAAAGGGTCTGTTGTTTATGTTTCTTTTGGGAGTATGGCAGCACTGAATGAGGAGCAAACAGAAGAAATAGCTTATGGCTTGAGAGATAGTGGAAGTTACTTCTTATGGGTAGTCAGAGAATCTGAACAGATTAAGATCCCAAAAGACTTTGAAAAGAAATCAGAGAAGGGCTTGGTAGTGACATGGTGCTCCCAGCTAAAAGTTCTAGCTCATGAGGCTATAGGGTGCTTTGTAACACATTGTGGGTGGAACTCGACATTGGAAGCTTTGAGCTTAGGAGTTCCTACTATTGCAATACCACAATGGTCTGACCAAGGAACCAACGCCAAGCTTACGGTAGATGTTTGGGAAACTGGAACTAGGGCTCCACTTGATGAGAAACAAATTGTGAGAAGAGATGCATTGAAGCATTGTATATGGGAAATAATGGAGAGTGAGAAAGGCCAAGAGATTAAGAGCAATGCCATGCAATTTAAAACTTTTGCTGCAGGAGCTGTTAGCAATGGTGGAAGTTCTCATAAACACATTGCAGAATTTGTGGATAGCTTGTTTCATTTATAA